From Sporosarcina sp. 6E9, a single genomic window includes:
- a CDS encoding prepilin-type N-terminal cleavage/methylation domain-containing protein — protein MGIFKLKWKANEKGISLVEVLASIVILTLLLTTFLMMFVQSAKTNKKSEEIIDATYIAQTEMENIYAVSRNPDFIDRKTAMKSLYQFDEIKKHYYTNKNNMYIEVRFKDVKLEEEKIIDDLIGIIVVVRESQNDEKVQAQMETILYWEADVDE, from the coding sequence ATGGGAATATTCAAATTAAAGTGGAAAGCAAATGAAAAAGGAATTTCTTTAGTTGAGGTGCTTGCTTCAATCGTTATATTAACCTTACTATTAACCACTTTTTTAATGATGTTTGTCCAATCAGCCAAAACTAATAAAAAGTCAGAAGAAATCATAGATGCAACTTATATTGCACAGACGGAAATGGAAAATATATATGCTGTTAGTAGAAATCCAGATTTTATCGATAGGAAAACGGCTATGAAATCGCTATATCAATTTGATGAAATAAAAAAACATTATTATACGAATAAAAATAATATGTATATTGAAGTTAGATTTAAGGATGTAAAGCTGGAAGAAGAAAAAATAATTGACGACTTAATAGGTATTATTGTGGTTGTACGAGAAAGTCAAAATGATGAAAAAGTCCAAGCCCAAATGGAAACAATTTTATATTGGGAGGCGGATGTGGATGAATAA
- a CDS encoding PilW family protein — translation MNKYLENDRGITLVELLAVIVIGSLMLILISNIHIFGHKQSNDQSENSKNLFDVSYAAKMITKEVRKAETVNAEGDILTLNRGKQNEIVFKKQSTSLVMNGSPIVKEISEFIVHPKGSTVDKKNILLLTIKGKYLEGKRSTEEITTEIFIRGENLNE, via the coding sequence ATGAATAAATATCTGGAAAATGATCGTGGAATAACACTTGTTGAATTACTCGCCGTTATTGTTATTGGATCATTAATGCTAATATTAATTAGTAATATACATATATTTGGACATAAACAAAGTAATGACCAATCAGAAAATTCAAAGAATCTATTTGACGTTTCATATGCAGCAAAAATGATTACTAAAGAGGTTAGAAAGGCAGAAACCGTTAATGCTGAAGGCGATATTTTAACATTAAATCGTGGCAAGCAAAATGAGATTGTATTTAAAAAACAAAGTACATCGCTAGTGATGAATGGTAGTCCAATAGTTAAGGAAATATCGGAATTTATAGTTCATCCTAAAGGATCTACCGTAGATAAAAAAAACATACTTTTACTTACAATTAAAGGGAAGTATTTAGAAGGTAAAAGGTCAACAGAAGAAATAACAACAGAAATATTTATTAGAGGAGAGAACTTAAATGAATAA
- a CDS encoding PilX N-terminal domain-containing pilus assembly protein produces the protein MNKRSCTPIKNERGFTLLGVLMVLIVLSILGVGVIATTSNIMQVSISERDDQSAFYIAEGGATKILGIIDKKTQLLSAEQPSEAEFFEKLEDYMRKLDKNVDFPKTQAIAEVEINLENSPEYHIISTGKIGSKSRKVEGTFTVSFEKGENGISVPKGIAVYSANKMQLTNGEILGDIMLGFNNTCNSIIVDGDPTIKGKIIIPQNGCSDGFQAPEWWRNNKKPVIEKHSQVLEFPLPPFPDFPEYPKMLHSKVDQLGNVSSGITQKLILDSNYQFNNIVISSYSTLTLDIGSKDISIVVNSIKGSGHIEVKGSGSLTIYLKDNIAISGNFNLNGNDNTFIYIGKSNEPTNPKTIKGSDHGVFKASIYAIDANIELAGSLGKSAHIVTGGKSVKLSGHSSATTSKGYVVYAPNAVVELSGSGALTGSVISNIFKITGGAKVTTKDIDLGDTPFFPGSNSAGKATFTKQTLKEVSK, from the coding sequence ATGAATAAACGAAGTTGCACTCCAATTAAAAATGAACGAGGCTTTACACTTTTAGGAGTGTTAATGGTACTGATTGTATTATCAATACTTGGGGTCGGCGTTATTGCAACAACGTCAAATATAATGCAAGTTTCTATAAGTGAACGTGATGATCAATCCGCATTTTATATTGCTGAAGGTGGAGCAACAAAAATACTGGGGATTATAGATAAAAAAACTCAGCTTTTATCCGCGGAACAACCATCCGAAGCAGAGTTTTTTGAAAAACTGGAAGATTATATGAGAAAGTTAGATAAAAATGTCGATTTTCCAAAGACCCAAGCCATTGCAGAAGTGGAAATTAATTTGGAGAATTCACCGGAATATCATATTATTTCCACTGGAAAAATTGGAAGTAAATCAAGAAAAGTAGAAGGTACTTTTACTGTAAGTTTCGAAAAAGGTGAAAATGGAATATCTGTTCCAAAGGGTATTGCAGTCTATTCTGCGAATAAAATGCAATTAACTAATGGTGAAATTCTCGGAGATATTATGCTAGGATTTAATAATACTTGCAATTCTATAATTGTGGATGGAGATCCTACTATTAAAGGTAAAATAATAATACCCCAAAATGGATGCTCTGATGGTTTTCAAGCTCCTGAATGGTGGAGAAACAACAAAAAACCGGTAATAGAGAAACATAGTCAAGTACTAGAATTTCCACTTCCACCATTTCCTGATTTTCCAGAGTATCCAAAGATGTTACATTCAAAAGTAGACCAACTAGGGAATGTTAGTAGTGGGATAACGCAAAAGTTGATTTTAGATTCGAATTACCAATTTAATAATATTGTGATTAGTAGTTACTCTACATTAACATTAGATATTGGAAGTAAAGATATATCAATTGTAGTTAATAGTATCAAAGGTTCAGGTCATATCGAAGTCAAAGGTAGTGGAAGTTTAACAATTTATTTAAAAGACAACATCGCTATAAGCGGAAATTTTAATCTGAATGGAAATGATAATACCTTTATTTATATTGGAAAATCTAATGAGCCAACGAACCCAAAAACAATAAAAGGTTCCGACCATGGCGTATTTAAAGCTTCTATTTATGCTATAGATGCGAATATTGAGCTAGCAGGCTCTTTGGGTAAAAGCGCGCACATTGTTACAGGTGGCAAAAGTGTAAAGTTATCAGGACATTCGAGTGCTACAACTTCAAAAGGCTACGTAGTCTATGCACCTAATGCAGTTGTGGAATTAAGCGGAAGTGGAGCTTTAACTGGTTCAGTTATATCTAATATATTTAAAATTACTGGGGGCGCTAAAGTAACTACTAAAGATATAGATTTGGGAGATACCCCGTTTTTTCCAGGAAGTAATAGTGCTGGAAAAGCCACATTCACAAAACAAACTTTAAAAGAAGTATCAAAATAA
- a CDS encoding RimK family alpha-L-glutamate ligase, giving the protein MKNEAKKIGIDLRLIVDDEIPDKNLDFILFRDRNPEKAKAFEREGFRVFNRAEVNRIANDKRLTYELALLLGIPTVPTTKVSDIADLPPFPIVLKTVDGHGGSEVELCNNEFDAKTFLSTYSSRQIIAQPYIETKAQDVRVFMIGETVIGAVKRTGKGTFKSNYTLGGSVEKYTLSSWQEKEVSKIARALKSDYIGIDFLLLPDGQWLLNEIEDPVGARSLYETHDFSVAEKLMCYITGIYNQL; this is encoded by the coding sequence TTGAAAAATGAAGCAAAGAAAATCGGCATAGATCTTCGATTAATAGTGGATGACGAAATACCAGATAAGAATTTAGATTTCATTTTGTTTAGAGACCGAAATCCAGAAAAAGCAAAAGCATTCGAACGAGAAGGTTTCCGAGTTTTCAATCGTGCCGAGGTAAACAGGATTGCGAATGATAAGCGGTTAACGTATGAATTAGCATTACTCCTTGGAATTCCTACTGTACCGACAACAAAAGTTTCAGATATAGCTGATTTACCCCCTTTCCCTATTGTCCTGAAAACAGTGGATGGACATGGAGGCTCGGAAGTAGAACTATGCAATAATGAATTTGATGCTAAAACATTTCTTTCAACCTATAGCAGTCGTCAAATTATTGCGCAGCCCTATATAGAAACTAAGGCACAAGACGTAAGAGTTTTCATGATTGGTGAAACGGTGATTGGCGCAGTAAAGCGCACCGGCAAGGGGACATTCAAATCCAACTATACACTGGGTGGATCTGTTGAAAAGTATACTCTTTCCAGCTGGCAGGAAAAAGAAGTATCAAAAATTGCCCGTGCACTGAAAAGTGACTACATTGGTATTGACTTCCTGTTATTGCCAGACGGTCAGTGGTTATTGAATGAGATTGAAGATCCTGTTGGTGCAAGATCGTTGTATGAAACGCATGACTTTTCTGTAGCGGAGAAATTGATGTGCTACATCACCGGCATATATAACCAGTTATAA
- a CDS encoding RimK family alpha-L-glutamate ligase encodes MYSCWVVYNGSLTSDKFKDQAVLIKEAAERAGVQAELKKNYEVMMDLSNNFAERPSFVVFLDKDILLAKFLKNNGIRVFNDPDVIETCDNKANQYLELSRNEIPMPKTIIAPKVYPSFTIADSGYYEKVLSYLGLPMIIKEGHGSFGMRVYLIETEDDFYSKVDELRGVDYIFQQFIESSRGRDIRVNIVGGEIVAAMYRHSETDFRANITNGGVAEVIELTEAQKALAIRAADAVGAEFAGVDLLFGENEEPLVCEVNAAAHIRNIYNVTGINVADAMITYILREIQ; translated from the coding sequence GTGTATAGTTGTTGGGTAGTTTATAACGGAAGTTTAACGAGTGATAAGTTCAAAGATCAAGCAGTTCTTATTAAAGAAGCCGCAGAACGTGCAGGTGTCCAAGCAGAGTTAAAGAAAAATTATGAAGTAATGATGGACCTTTCAAATAATTTTGCCGAACGACCAAGTTTTGTTGTCTTTCTAGATAAAGATATTTTACTTGCAAAGTTTTTGAAAAATAACGGTATTCGAGTTTTTAATGATCCAGACGTTATCGAAACTTGTGATAATAAGGCAAATCAATATTTGGAGTTATCGCGGAATGAGATCCCTATGCCCAAAACAATTATTGCGCCAAAAGTGTATCCATCATTTACAATAGCTGATTCTGGTTATTATGAAAAAGTTCTAAGTTATTTAGGACTTCCAATGATTATTAAAGAAGGTCACGGTTCTTTTGGCATGAGGGTGTATTTGATTGAGACTGAAGATGACTTTTATTCAAAAGTAGATGAATTGCGTGGGGTCGATTATATATTTCAACAGTTTATCGAATCAAGTCGTGGGCGTGATATTCGAGTTAATATTGTCGGAGGTGAAATTGTCGCGGCCATGTATCGTCACTCCGAAACAGATTTTCGCGCAAATATTACGAATGGTGGCGTAGCAGAAGTTATAGAGTTAACAGAGGCACAAAAAGCACTAGCAATACGAGCTGCGGATGCTGTAGGTGCTGAGTTTGCCGGTGTCGATCTGCTATTCGGAGAAAATGAAGAACCACTGGTTTGTGAAGTAAATGCAGCAGCCCATATCCGAAACATTTACAACGTCACAGGCATAAACGTCGCGGATGCGATGATTACATATATATTGAGGGAAATTCAGTGA
- a CDS encoding prepilin-type N-terminal cleavage/methylation domain-containing protein: MENEKGFSLIEVIASILLLTIVLTSFFTFFIQTNKAAVTNNEKLVVINLADAVLERLKLDPTLDEPEYAEKLVNTLNTGNPFIFDLEEMNGKDYNASIKVTQDVDEASIKLFNVIVTVTAQNGHTKSSVEGYVSYD; the protein is encoded by the coding sequence ATGGAAAATGAAAAAGGTTTTTCACTCATCGAAGTTATCGCATCGATACTTTTGCTTACAATCGTGCTAACTTCTTTTTTTACATTTTTTATTCAAACGAATAAAGCGGCCGTTACAAATAATGAAAAATTAGTCGTCATTAATTTAGCAGATGCTGTTTTGGAACGTTTGAAATTAGATCCAACTTTGGACGAGCCCGAGTATGCTGAAAAACTTGTGAACACCTTAAACACCGGGAATCCATTTATATTTGACCTTGAGGAAATGAATGGAAAAGATTATAACGCTTCGATAAAAGTTACGCAAGATGTTGATGAAGCGTCTATTAAACTATTTAATGTCATTGTTACTGTAACCGCACAGAATGGCCATACTAAAAGTTCCGTAGAAGGGTATGTTTCTTATGACTAA
- a CDS encoding folylpolyglutamate synthase/dihydrofolate synthase family protein — MIPKMKEYKERWGIISDDAIKPGLEAIQKVLQLIGNPEKTLNVIHVSGTNGKGSTIAFMESVLKEHGYSTGVFSSPAIFDIHDQIRLNGTPISEKELNQTFNEMTELSGMLTDFELLTVAAFISFKRFQPDYVLVETGMGGLLDSTNVITPIVSVITSIALDHTAFLGSTLHEVAVHKSGIIKKGIPVVTGPLPTEAMQVVSQVAAEKGSLLQIYGKDFSMENDERFKGQQNIKLRGRKMKGEHQGINAAIAIQALLIAGVPLSEDDTGIGIVNTSIPHRFQEIEPGIFLDGAHNPAAARVLVNTIKSEFPNEKVDFVIGMLKGKDIKGTLDELIPVAESFTFITFPHKEAASGDELMAKCNFENKKVLVARGNTIELCRKINNKCIVTGSLYLLASLKYR; from the coding sequence TTGATTCCAAAAATGAAAGAATACAAAGAACGATGGGGAATTATTAGCGATGATGCGATAAAACCCGGTCTTGAAGCTATACAAAAAGTCCTGCAATTAATAGGGAATCCAGAAAAGACATTAAATGTTATTCATGTATCGGGGACGAATGGCAAAGGATCTACAATAGCCTTTATGGAATCAGTCTTGAAAGAACATGGGTATTCAACTGGCGTATTTTCGTCTCCGGCAATTTTCGACATTCATGATCAAATTCGATTGAATGGGACTCCGATTTCAGAAAAAGAATTGAATCAAACTTTTAATGAAATGACAGAGCTAAGCGGCATGTTAACGGATTTTGAATTGTTGACGGTTGCGGCCTTTATTTCTTTTAAACGATTTCAACCAGATTATGTATTAGTCGAAACTGGCATGGGGGGGTTACTAGACAGTACAAATGTAATCACGCCAATAGTATCTGTCATTACATCGATTGCACTTGATCATACAGCATTTCTAGGAAGTACTTTACATGAGGTCGCAGTTCATAAATCGGGGATAATCAAAAAAGGAATTCCGGTAGTTACTGGTCCTTTACCAACCGAAGCCATGCAAGTTGTTTCACAAGTAGCAGCGGAGAAGGGGAGTTTGCTTCAAATTTACGGGAAAGACTTCAGTATGGAAAACGATGAACGATTTAAAGGTCAACAAAACATCAAGTTGCGTGGTCGTAAAATGAAAGGTGAACATCAAGGTATCAATGCAGCGATTGCTATTCAGGCGCTGCTTATTGCTGGCGTCCCACTTTCAGAAGATGATACCGGAATAGGAATTGTAAATACGTCGATCCCGCATCGATTCCAGGAAATAGAACCTGGAATCTTTTTGGATGGCGCACATAATCCGGCAGCGGCGAGAGTGCTTGTAAATACTATTAAAAGTGAGTTTCCAAATGAGAAGGTAGATTTCGTGATTGGGATGTTGAAAGGAAAAGACATTAAAGGTACATTGGACGAACTCATTCCAGTAGCGGAATCTTTTACCTTTATCACATTTCCACATAAAGAAGCTGCAAGTGGAGATGAATTAATGGCTAAATGTAATTTTGAGAACAAGAAAGTACTAGTCGCACGAGGTAATACTATAGAACTATGCAGGAAAATCAATAATAAGTGTATAGTCACAGGTTCACTCTATCTTTTAGCAAGCCTTAAATACCGATAG
- a CDS encoding sensor domain-containing diguanylate cyclase, with protein MKAYNRTTFWTFIVWFVIVPPGLIYLFLNHNDYEINWLHLSLYTVFGFITLLYPIKKNGQPLFLIMWVTIPVFLKYGIIAEIIVMQLSVLAILFAFNNSISLLNRFLLNSTLFFVLSIVSAAVFTLVGGEIGLLDFWPLIIVVFCYQFSHVSVRDLVFKIDAHFRKIPRNYIYNKTLFDYISGIGIIPFALTVYFLSEYVGFGAVFLLGIPFLLMTYMLRIYSNTEVINQHLQQAGEIGHQLSNNVTEKKVMDQFVEKVSKMFNAEYVYLFDHQAGWLELVRTYENGEFVEFIFDRLSPGQGIAGSVVLWNKPIIYSNREEWGKVSNDYAPDDMQSVLCLPISRDQSIETVLFLSTQRKSAFKEYHLQILDILCSYFTVSVEKARNVEEKVIKSERCALTNLYNFGFLEERLLYEMKLVNEGLIDELSLLILDIDHFKAVNDTYGHQSGNEVLQMLARILKKNVPRTGIVGRYGGEEFVFILPGMSKRDAKLLAEQIRSEVESYAFQVYPSLNNQSAPVLLSITVSIGVSNAPEDADEAKILLSNADRSLYMGAKQAGRNRVAGYIK; from the coding sequence ATGAAAGCATATAATAGAACTACTTTCTGGACTTTTATCGTGTGGTTTGTCATAGTTCCGCCTGGGCTAATCTATCTATTTTTAAATCATAATGATTATGAAATCAATTGGCTACATCTATCCCTATATACTGTATTTGGTTTTATTACGCTGTTGTATCCAATTAAAAAAAATGGCCAACCTCTTTTTTTGATCATGTGGGTAACAATACCTGTTTTCTTGAAATATGGGATAATCGCTGAAATTATCGTGATGCAGTTATCAGTGCTTGCCATTTTATTTGCATTTAACAATTCAATCTCCTTATTAAATCGCTTTTTGCTAAACTCCACATTATTTTTTGTATTATCAATTGTAAGTGCCGCGGTATTTACACTAGTGGGCGGAGAAATTGGTTTATTGGATTTCTGGCCGCTTATCATTGTTGTTTTTTGTTATCAGTTTTCCCATGTATCGGTAAGGGATTTAGTATTTAAGATTGATGCACATTTCAGAAAAATACCTCGGAACTATATATATAATAAAACATTATTTGACTATATATCTGGTATTGGCATTATTCCTTTCGCATTGACGGTATATTTTTTATCCGAATACGTTGGATTTGGAGCGGTATTCCTACTTGGAATTCCATTTTTACTTATGACATATATGCTTCGGATTTATAGTAATACAGAAGTAATAAATCAGCATTTACAACAGGCTGGTGAAATAGGTCACCAACTTTCGAATAATGTAACTGAAAAAAAGGTCATGGACCAATTTGTTGAAAAGGTTTCAAAAATGTTTAATGCCGAGTATGTGTATTTGTTCGATCATCAGGCTGGTTGGCTAGAACTAGTGCGCACTTATGAGAATGGAGAATTCGTTGAATTCATTTTTGACCGACTTTCACCGGGTCAAGGGATTGCTGGATCTGTTGTACTGTGGAATAAACCAATAATTTATTCCAATCGTGAAGAGTGGGGGAAAGTATCTAATGATTATGCCCCTGATGATATGCAAAGTGTTCTCTGTTTACCTATCTCACGCGATCAAAGTATTGAAACAGTGCTTTTTCTTTCAACCCAAAGAAAATCGGCATTTAAAGAGTATCATCTTCAAATTTTAGATATTCTTTGTTCATATTTTACGGTATCTGTAGAAAAAGCACGCAATGTCGAAGAAAAAGTCATTAAGAGCGAACGTTGCGCACTTACTAATCTATATAACTTTGGTTTTTTGGAAGAACGACTTCTATATGAGATGAAACTTGTGAATGAAGGATTAATAGATGAACTGTCTTTATTAATATTGGATATCGATCATTTTAAAGCAGTAAATGATACATATGGCCATCAAAGTGGGAACGAAGTACTTCAAATGCTAGCCCGAATTTTAAAGAAAAATGTTCCTCGAACTGGAATTGTTGGTCGGTATGGGGGAGAAGAATTTGTTTTCATACTTCCAGGCATGTCTAAGCGTGATGCAAAGTTATTGGCGGAACAAATTCGATCGGAAGTAGAGAGTTATGCATTTCAAGTGTACCCGAGCTTGAATAATCAGAGTGCCCCAGTCCTACTCTCGATTACTGTAAGTATTGGCGTATCGAATGCGCCTGAGGATGCTGATGAGGCAAAAATCTTATTATCGAATGCGGATCGTTCACTTTATATGGGCGCAAAACAAGCGGGACGAAATCGTGTCGCGGGTTATATTAAATAG